From a region of the Triticum aestivum cultivar Chinese Spring chromosome 7D, IWGSC CS RefSeq v2.1, whole genome shotgun sequence genome:
- the LOC123168217 gene encoding uncharacterized protein — MASPSPLVDFPQHLLEEIFLRLPAAEDLARASATCVTFRRLVTDRHFLRRFRRLHPPPFLAFFDSHRLHPALPPHPSAPAARALALAADFSFSFVPSPHCRRAGRWAVQDIRDGRVLLRHTPFADLAVCDPLHRRYILLPPLPEDLAALVAHPYVVFNPWCQPFLVPLDEDAATTFRVIWVVHCETMAAAIVFSSSTGQWQTAGDLTRLISATGYTLLRRHYAYHCFYWELNPINKLLMLDTRTMEFSFADLPPGEWALNIAIVEAEGRLGMFGIFHETAGDLCYYVKGNKGESSQWQIDKTISIGSGHRHYIKAASKRYLLLGKYVVRRNVSPSVSDSTSILPPLDMPGEECISIDIKTLQLERVCVRSFGFGRYGMHIYTNFPPSLLSAPTI; from the coding sequence ATGGCCTCGCCCTCGCCGCTGGTGGATTTCCCCCAGCACCTCCTGGAGGAGATCTTCCTCCGGCTGCCCGCTGCGGAGGACCTCGCCCGCGCCTCCGCCACCTGCGTCACCTTCCGCCGCCTCGTCACCGACCGACACTTCCTCCGCCGCTTCCGCCGCCTCCACCCCCCGCCATTCCTCGCCTTTTTCGACTCCCACAGGCTCCATCCCGCCCTTCCGCCCCACCCCTCCGCGCCCGCCGCACGGGCGCTCGCCCTCGCCGCCGACTTCTCTTTCTCTTTCGTCCCATCACCCCACTGCCGCCGGGCCGGCCGTTGGGCCGTTCAGGACATCCGCGACGGCCGCGTCCTCCTCCGCCACACCCCCTTCGCGGACCTCGCTGTGTGCGACCCCTTACACCGGCGATACATCCTGCTTCCCCCATTACCTGAAGACTTGGCCGCTTTGGTGGCGCACCCATACGTGGTATTCAACCCCTGGTGCCAGCCTTTCCTGGTCCCCCTCGATGAGGACGCCGCGACCACATTCCGAGTGATCTGGGTGGTACATTGTGAAACTATGGCCGCCGCCATTGTCTTCTCTTCGAGCACTGGACAGTGGCAAACCGCGGGCGATTTGACCAGATTGATCTCAGCGACTGGGTATACGCTTCTCAGGCGCCATTACGCTTACCACTGCTTCTACTGGGAACTCAACCCAATTAACAAGTTGCTCATGCTCGACACCCGGACCATGGAGTTCTCCTTTGCTGACCTCCCACCTGGAGAATGGGCTTTGAATATAGCCATTGTGGAGGCAGAAGGCAGGCTGGGCATGTTTGGTATCTTTCATGAAACTGCAGGTGATCTCTGTTATTACGTCAAGGGAAACAAAGGTGAGAGTTCTCAGTGGCAGATCGACAAGACAATCTCAATAGGTTCTGGGCACCGGCATTATATCAAAGCTGCATCCAAGAGGTACTTGCTCCTCGGAAAGTATGTAGTCCGGCGGAATGTATCACCATCGGTGAGTGATTCTACTAGCATTTTGCCACCTCTGGATATGCCAGGCGAGGAATGCATTTCAATAGATATCAAGACGCTGCAGCTTGAGAGGGTTTGTGTCAGATCTTTCGGGTTTGGTAGGTACGGAATGCACATATATACCAACTTCCCACCATCGTTGCTGTCTGCACCAACAATATGA